In Osmerus mordax isolate fOsmMor3 chromosome 23, fOsmMor3.pri, whole genome shotgun sequence, one DNA window encodes the following:
- the LOC136967406 gene encoding uncharacterized protein, protein MSIAQGSSASPAKLGSSEVAGSSEEPGSSEEAGSSEVAGSSEVAGSSEEPGSSEEPGSSAVAGSSEEPGSCEVAGSSEVAGSSEVAGSSEEPGSCEVAGSSEVAGSSEEPGSSEEPGSSAVAGSSEEPGSCEVAGSSEVAGSSEVAGSSEEPGSSEVAGSSEVAGSSEEPGSCEVAGSSEVAGSSEVAGSSEEPGSSEVAGRSEVAGSSAVAGSSAVAGSSAVAGSSEEASGSRTRVR, encoded by the exons ATGTCCATAGCACAGGGAA GTTCTGCAAGTCCTGCGAAGTTAGGCAGCAGTGAGGTGGCAGGCAGCAGTGAGGAGCCAGGCAGCAGTGAGGAGGCAGGCAGCAGTGAGGTGGCAGGCAGCAGTGAGGTGGCAGGCAGCAGTGAGGAGCCAGGCAGCAGTGAGGAGCCAGGCAGCAGTGCGGTGGCAGGCAGCAGTGAGGAGCCAGGCAGCTGTGAGGTGGCAGGCAGCAGTGAGGTGGCAGGCAGCAGTGAGGTGGCAGGCAGCAGTGAGGAGCCAGGCAGCTGTGAGGTGGCAGGCAGCAGTGAGGTGGCAGGCAGCAGTGAGGAGCCAGGCAGCAGTGAGGAGCCAGGCAGCAGTGCGGTGGCAGGCAGCAGTGAGGAGCCAGGCAGCTGTGAGGTGGCAGGCAGCAGTGAGGTGGCAGGCAGCAGTGAGGTGGCAGGCAGCAGTGAGGAGCCAGGCAGCAGTGAGGTGGCAGGCAGCAGTGAGGTGGCAGGCAGCAGTGAGGAGCCAGGCAGCTGTGAGGTGGCAGGCAGCAGTGAGGTGGCAGGCAGCAGTGAGGTGGCAGGCAGCAGTGAGGAGCCAGGCAGCAGTGAGGTGGCAGGCAGAAGTGAGGTGGCAGGCAGCAGTGCGGTGGCAGGCAGCAGTGCGGTGGCAGGCAGCAGTGCGGTGGCAGGCAGCAGTGAGGAGGCCTCGGGTAGCCGCACCAGAGTCAGATGA
- the LOC136967407 gene encoding zinc finger BED domain-containing protein 5 — translation MVSTILDDTAASKLRAIPLSNNTIGRRIYDMSKDIEEQLNDKVRDSRFSLQMDEATDSNKDCLLITYVRFIDGDDMRELLFCKQITGRATAEELYKIIDSYLKEANLKWEDCVGICTDGVQAMAGKRGGLQALIKRVNPNVQWTHCMIHREALASKQRPELNDVMTDVIATVNYIKTRPVKARIFSELCEEMGSDHTAVLFHSESRWPSRGKVLSRVFELRDEIGIFLKEEGNDLAHKFYCNKFLMKLAYLSDMFLKLNEVNLQLQGANTHIPHLADKITSFTRKLEMWLHRVKDGNVDSFENLKSFIEENKLQNTVIPCMEAHISALQKHFQKYFLMQESKEYDWIRDPFSATPPADFSTSEEEQFIDVISDSTMRLPFQSKTLAAFWIGVEKVYPLLGKRALAILLPFATSYLCEIGFPAVASIKTKYRSKLDIENELRVAISNLQPRFEKICSMKQAHTSH, via the coding sequence ATGGTTTCAACAATTCTTGATGACACTGCAGCCAGCAAACTAAGGGCTATTCCTCTGTCCAACAACACCATCGGCAGGCGCATTTATGACATGTCAAAGGACATAGAGGAGCAGCTTAATGATAAAGTGCGTGACAGCCGCTTTTCTCTGCAGATGGATGAAGCCACTGACAGTAACAAAGACTGTTTGTTGATAACTTACGTCAGATTCATAGATGGAGATGACATGAGGGAATTGCTTTTCTGCAAACAAATCACTGGCAGAGCCACAGCAGAAGAACTGTATAAAATCATTGACTCTTACTTGAAAGAGGCCAATCTGAAATGGGAGGACTGTGTGGGGATCTGCACAGACGGGGTGCAGGCAATGGCTGGGAAACGGGGAGGGCTGCAAGCGCTCATCAAGCGCGTCAACCCCAATGTGCAGTGGACGCACTGCATGATACACCGCGAAGCACTGGCGTCTAAACAGCGTCCTGAGCTGAACGATGTAATGACCGACGTCATTGCTACCGTCAACTACATCAAAACACGACCTGTCAAAGCCAGGATTTTTTCGGAACTGTGCGAGGAAATGGGCTCCGACCATACAGCTGTTCTGTTTCACAGCGAGTCCCGATGGCCGTCACGTGGGAAGGTGCTGTCCAGGGTCTTTGAACTGCGAGATGAAATCGGCATCTTTTTGAAAGAAGAGGGCAATGATCTTGCCCACAAATTTTACTGTAATAAGTTCCTCATGAAACTTGCATACCTCAGTGACATGTTTCTGAAACTCAATGAAGTGAATTTGCAGTTGCAGGGCGCAAATACACACATCCCACATCTGGCAGATAAAATCACATCATTCACCAGAAAACTTGAGATGTGGCTGCATCGAGTGAAAGATGGAAATGTGGACTCATTTGAGAACCTGAAATCATTCATTGAAGAGAACAAACTGCAGAACACAGTGATCCCATGCATGGAAGCACACATCTCTGCCCTTCAGAAACATTTCCAGAAATATTTCCTGATGCAGGAATCCAAAGAATATGACTGGATCCGTGACCCCTTCAGTGCAACACCACCTGCCGACTTCAGCACATCGGAGGAGGAACAGTTCATTGATGTCATCTCTGATTCAACAATGAGGCTGCCGTTTCAGTCAAAGACACTGGCTGCATTTTGGATTGGAGTGGAGAAAGTTTACCCACTGCTAGGTAAGAGAGCCCTGGCCATACTTCTTCCTTTTGCCACATCCTACCTATGTGAGATAGGTTTTCCTGCTGTGGCCTCAATCAAGACAAAATACAGATCAAAGCTGGACATTGAAAATGAACTCAGAGTGGCAATCTCAAACCTGCAACCCAGATTTGAGAAGATCTGCAGCATGAAGCAGGCCCACACCAGTCACTGA
- the c23h11orf68 gene encoding UPF0696 protein C11orf68 homolog, with the protein MEDEDVSAGDQVEKCETFTAEIYAAEALAADMDPWITFDARKTPRAEFESWLETNKPSQVSRYGDEDGGRGPVGWICVRGPDYYTSSGDVDSLLESWDCLLESGRPVNFQTVKELALNHNVLEGKWLIYLESGFKVDHAWEGITRAALEGKIDSAKVSTQDQKNPRHVICVYNNNFTDENQVMRLDTVIRATGVKCFMSYKPDVYTYLGIYRNNRWKLSPTIFESKFDLECVPRRSHVVNKVVNKVTNLEVT; encoded by the coding sequence ATGGAAGACGAAGATGTTTCTGCCGGGGATCAGGTGGAGAAGTGTGAAACCTTCACTGCCGAGATCTACGCAGCAGAGGCTCTGGCTGCTGACATGGACCCTTGGATTACATTTGACGCTCGCAAAACCCCCAGAGCAGAGTTTGAGAGCTGGCTGGAAACTAACAAGCCTTCACAAGTGTCCCGTTATGGGGATGAAGACGGTGGTAGAGGCCCTGTGGGGTGGATCTGTGTAAGAGGACCAGACTATTATACAAGCTCTGGAGATGTTGACAGCCTTCTGGAGAGTTGGGATTGTTTGCTTGAGAGCGGCAGGCCGGTCAACTTTCAGACCGTGAAAGAGCTGGCACTGAACCACAATGTGCTCGAAGGAAAATGGCTAATATACTTGGAATCTGGATTCAAGGTGGACCATGCATGGGAGGGCATAACTCGAGCAGCACTAGAAGGGAAGATCGACAGTGCTAAAGTAAGCACTCAGGACCAAAAGAACCCAAGACACGTCATCTGTGTCTACAACAACAACTTTACAGACGAGAACCAGGTGATGAGGCTAGACACTGTCATTAGGGCCACAGGGGTGAAGTGTTTTATGTCCTATAAGCCAGATGTGTACACGTACCTGGGCATATACCGCAATAACCGCTGGAAGCTTAGTCCTACCATATTCGAAAGCAAGTTCGACCTTGAGTGTGTGCCCAGGCGCTCTCACGTTGTCAACAAAGTTGTCAACAAAGTTACCAACCTGGAGGTCACTTAG